In Chitinibacter sp. FCG-7, the genomic stretch TTGTTCAGGCAAATCAAACCGATAGCACCGATGCTCCTCCTGTGCCCCCTGCACAAACTGTGCAACAAGAGCCACAAACAGCCTCTACCGAAATGGTTGAACCTGCCAAGTCGATGTTCTCACATATCGGGCATTTAACACGAAAATTGCACGATACCCTGCGCGAACTTGGCTTGGATAAATCACTTGAATCTGCTGCTAGTTCAATTCCAGACGCCAGGGATCGGCTTTCTTACGTTGCAACAATGACTGAGCAAGCTGCAGAACGCACACTAAATGCACTGGATGTAGCAAAGCCCTTGCAAGACAATATCACAGCCCAATCACAGCTATTGGCAAAAGAATGGGATCGCTTCTATGCGAAACAATTATCGGTTGACGAATTTAAGCAACTTGTAGAAAAAACGCGTCAACATTTAACAGATACGGTTTCCCAATCCGAGCAGGTGAGTAATCAGATGCTTGAGATCATGATGGCTCAGGATTTCCAAGATTTAACCGGCCAAGTGATCAAGAAAGTGTTGGCAATGGCCAAAGAAATGGAGGCTCATCTGTTGGACTTCTTGCTGATGTTTAGTCCGAATGCAGGAAAGGTGGAAGATACAGGATTGCTCAATGGCCCAGTAGTAAAAGCCGAAGGGCGCACCGATGTAGTAACCAACCAAGAACAAGTTGATGACTTATTAGAAAGCCTCGGCTTCTAAGCGCTCGGCCAGGAGAAGATCATGAGTGATTTCGCAGGCATGGAAGATCTGCTGCAAGACTTTTTAACCGAGTCATCTGAGTTACTCTCGGAAGTAGATAACAAGTTGGTCGAACTGGAAAAACGGCC encodes the following:
- the cheZ gene encoding protein phosphatase CheZ, whose protein sequence is MSDPAMQGGDSVDLEALFDSIVQANQTDSTDAPPVPPAQTVQQEPQTASTEMVEPAKSMFSHIGHLTRKLHDTLRELGLDKSLESAASSIPDARDRLSYVATMTEQAAERTLNALDVAKPLQDNITAQSQLLAKEWDRFYAKQLSVDEFKQLVEKTRQHLTDTVSQSEQVSNQMLEIMMAQDFQDLTGQVIKKVLAMAKEMEAHLLDFLLMFSPNAGKVEDTGLLNGPVVKAEGRTDVVTNQEQVDDLLESLGF